In Ilumatobacter fluminis, the following proteins share a genomic window:
- a CDS encoding urease subunit gamma: MRLTPHEQERLMVRGAAETALARRARGLRLNHPETVAVLTAWVLEAARDGRRVADLMEAGRHVLTTDDVMDGVAALVPEIQVEATFPDGTKLVTLHEPIGSGSQPPGDLVPGQIVGPDDPIEINIGRPVLQLRVENEGDRPVQVGSHYHFAEANHALAFDRKAARGHRLDVPAGTAIRFEPGIAMDVDLVPFVGNRVIPGLRGEVGGALDDAHDNSDDTTGSAS; the protein is encoded by the coding sequence ATGCGGCTGACGCCCCACGAACAGGAGCGCCTGATGGTGCGGGGCGCGGCCGAGACCGCACTCGCCCGTCGGGCACGCGGCCTGCGTCTCAACCACCCCGAGACCGTGGCGGTGCTGACGGCGTGGGTGCTCGAGGCGGCGCGCGACGGACGTCGAGTCGCCGACCTGATGGAAGCCGGACGCCACGTGCTCACCACCGACGACGTGATGGACGGTGTCGCCGCTCTGGTACCCGAGATCCAGGTCGAGGCCACCTTCCCCGACGGCACCAAGCTCGTCACCCTGCACGAACCGATCGGCAGCGGGTCACAGCCGCCGGGCGACCTCGTGCCGGGTCAGATCGTCGGCCCCGACGACCCGATCGAGATCAACATCGGACGACCCGTGCTGCAGCTCCGAGTGGAGAACGAGGGCGATCGTCCGGTGCAGGTCGGTTCCCACTACCACTTCGCCGAGGCCAACCATGCGCTCGCGTTCGACCGCAAGGCCGCACGCGGCCACCGCCTCGACGTGCCCGCCGGCACCGCCATCCGATTCGAACCCGGCATCGCCATGGACGTCGACCTCGTCCCCTTCGTCGGCAACCGTGTGATCCCCGGCCTGCGAGGCGAAGTCGGGGGCGCGCTCGACGACGCCCACGACAACTCCGACGACACGACAGGGAGCGCCTCATGA
- a CDS encoding urease subunit alpha, with protein MSTIDRSRYRALYGPTTGDRIRLADTDLWIEVTEDHCAGGDEVVFGGGKVIRESMGQSTLRRVDGAPDVVITGAVVLDHWGIVKADIGLRDGRIVGIGKAGNPDTMDGVDPALVIGPSTEVIAGNGKIVTAGAIDCHVHLICPQLFDEALAAGITSIVGGGTGPAEGTKATTVTGAWHLERMLEATDHWPVNVALLGKGNTTDHEAMWEQLRGGAAGFKLHEDWGTTPAAIDACLTVADQSGVQVAIHTDTLNEAGYVESTLDAIGGRSIHTFHTEGAGGGHAPDIMTVASHPNVMPSSTNPTRPHTVNTVDEHLDMLMVCHHLNPAVAEDLAFAESRIRPSTIAAEDVLHDLGAISIIGSDSQAMGRIGEVVIRTWQTAHVMKRRLGSLPGDGAADNLRARRYVAKYTIAPAITHGLEREVGSVEVGKLADLVLWDPAFFGVRPHAVLKGGMIAWATMGDANASIPTPQPELPRPMFGAAPAVAPGRSVSWVAQAALDDGLPDRLRVARELRPVADTRSRGKADLPLNDATPRIDIDPDTFAVRIDGELITEAPAEELPMAQRYFLF; from the coding sequence ATGAGCACGATCGATCGTTCCCGCTACCGCGCCCTCTACGGGCCCACCACCGGAGACCGCATCCGCCTGGCCGACACCGACCTCTGGATCGAGGTGACCGAGGATCACTGCGCCGGCGGCGACGAGGTCGTGTTCGGCGGCGGCAAGGTGATCCGCGAGTCCATGGGCCAGTCGACCCTGCGCCGGGTCGACGGCGCACCCGACGTCGTCATCACCGGGGCCGTCGTGCTCGACCACTGGGGCATCGTCAAGGCCGACATCGGTCTCCGCGACGGACGGATCGTCGGCATCGGGAAGGCCGGCAACCCCGACACGATGGACGGTGTCGACCCGGCACTGGTCATCGGTCCGTCGACCGAGGTGATCGCCGGCAACGGCAAGATCGTGACTGCCGGAGCGATCGACTGCCACGTCCACCTGATCTGCCCACAACTGTTCGACGAGGCGCTTGCCGCCGGCATCACGTCGATCGTCGGTGGGGGCACCGGCCCCGCGGAGGGAACCAAGGCGACGACCGTCACCGGCGCCTGGCACCTCGAACGGATGCTGGAGGCGACCGATCACTGGCCCGTGAACGTGGCGCTGCTCGGCAAGGGCAACACCACCGATCACGAGGCGATGTGGGAACAGCTGCGCGGTGGTGCGGCAGGCTTCAAGCTGCACGAGGACTGGGGCACGACCCCGGCGGCGATCGACGCCTGCCTGACCGTCGCCGACCAGTCGGGCGTGCAGGTCGCGATCCACACCGACACCTTGAACGAGGCGGGCTACGTCGAGTCGACGCTCGACGCGATCGGCGGCCGATCGATCCACACGTTCCACACCGAAGGCGCCGGCGGCGGTCACGCTCCCGACATCATGACGGTGGCCAGTCACCCCAACGTCATGCCGTCGTCGACGAACCCGACGCGGCCGCACACCGTCAACACGGTCGACGAACACCTCGACATGCTGATGGTCTGTCACCACCTGAACCCGGCGGTGGCTGAAGACCTGGCGTTCGCCGAGAGCCGCATCCGGCCTTCGACCATCGCCGCCGAGGACGTCCTGCACGACCTCGGTGCGATCTCGATCATCGGGTCGGACTCGCAGGCGATGGGCCGCATCGGCGAGGTCGTCATCCGCACCTGGCAGACGGCACACGTCATGAAACGACGGCTCGGATCGCTGCCCGGCGACGGCGCCGCGGACAACCTGCGCGCACGGCGCTACGTGGCCAAGTACACGATCGCCCCGGCGATCACCCACGGTCTCGAGCGCGAGGTCGGCTCCGTCGAGGTCGGCAAGCTCGCCGACCTGGTGCTGTGGGACCCGGCCTTCTTCGGCGTCCGTCCCCATGCCGTGCTCAAGGGCGGCATGATCGCCTGGGCGACGATGGGCGACGCCAACGCGTCGATCCCGACGCCGCAGCCCGAGCTGCCCCGTCCGATGTTCGGTGCCGCACCGGCCGTTGCACCGGGTCGCTCCGTGTCGTGGGTCGCTCAGGCCGCCCTCGACGACGGCCTCCCCGACCGCCTGCGGGTCGCACGCGAGCTGCGACCGGTCGCCGACACCCGCTCACGCGGCAAGGCCGACCTCCCACTCAACGACGCCACACCGCGCATCGACATCGACCCCGACACGTTCGCCGTCCGGATCGACGGCGAGCTGATCACCGAGGCACCCGCCGAGGAGCTGCCGATGGCCCAGCGCTACTTCCTGTTCTGA